One Streptomyces sp. V4I8 genomic window carries:
- a CDS encoding stage II sporulation protein M, with the protein MDLDVFVTAHRAEWDRLDALLGRQRRLTGAEADELVTLYQRTATHLSLIQSSAPDPQLTGRLSQLVARARSAVTGTRRASWRDVTHFLTHGFPAAVYRSRHWWVPTALLSTLVAALLGWWIGAHPEVQATIAAPSELRELTRPGGQYETYYSSHPAASFAAQVWTNNAWAAALCLILGVFLGLPVLWILFQNMLNLGVGFGLMSSAGRLDTFLGLVLPHGLLELTAVFVAAGTGLRLGWTLVDPGPRTRRAALAEEGRAAIGMAIGLALVLFVSGAIEGFVTPSGLPTWARISIGVVAELAFLAYVYVLGGRAARAGETGDVEAAERSAAVPTAA; encoded by the coding sequence ATGGACCTCGACGTCTTCGTCACCGCCCACCGAGCCGAGTGGGACCGCCTCGACGCCCTCCTCGGACGCCAGCGCCGCCTCACCGGTGCCGAGGCCGACGAACTCGTCACCCTCTACCAGCGCACCGCCACCCACCTCTCCCTGATCCAGTCCAGCGCCCCCGACCCTCAGCTGACCGGTCGCCTCAGCCAACTGGTGGCACGCGCACGTAGTGCCGTCACAGGGACCCGACGCGCCTCCTGGCGCGATGTCACCCACTTCCTCACCCACGGATTCCCCGCCGCGGTCTACCGTTCGCGCCACTGGTGGGTCCCCACAGCACTCCTCTCCACCCTCGTTGCGGCCCTGCTGGGCTGGTGGATAGGCGCCCATCCCGAAGTACAGGCCACCATCGCGGCCCCCAGCGAACTGCGCGAGCTCACCCGCCCCGGCGGTCAGTACGAGACGTACTACTCCAGTCACCCTGCGGCGTCTTTCGCGGCCCAGGTCTGGACGAACAACGCCTGGGCCGCCGCCCTCTGTCTGATCCTCGGCGTCTTCCTGGGCCTCCCGGTGCTCTGGATCCTCTTCCAGAACATGCTCAACCTCGGCGTCGGCTTCGGCCTGATGTCCTCCGCAGGCCGCCTGGACACCTTCCTCGGCCTAGTCCTGCCGCACGGGCTCCTCGAACTGACCGCGGTCTTCGTCGCCGCCGGCACAGGCCTACGCCTCGGCTGGACCCTCGTCGACCCGGGCCCCCGCACCCGACGCGCCGCCCTCGCAGAAGAGGGCCGAGCCGCGATCGGCATGGCGATAGGCCTGGCCCTGGTCCTCTTCGTCTCCGGCGCCATCGAAGGCTTCGTCACCCCATCGGGCCTGCCCACCTGGGCACGCATCAGCATCGGCGTCGTCGCTGAACTGGCCTTCCTCGCGTATGTCTATGTCCTCGGCGGACGTGCCGCCCGCGCCGGGGAGACGGGCGACGTCGAGGCGGCCGAGCGCAGCGCCGCCGTTCCGACCGCGGCCTGA
- a CDS encoding RDD family protein, giving the protein MSELVTGEAVALELRPAKLPSRALAVLLDLAVAVIAYIVVTIGVVAATASLDEAAQTALSIAMFVLLLVGGPIAVETLSHGRSLGKLACGLRVVRDDGGPIRFRHALVRGLIGVIEILMTLGVVAVISSLVSARGRRLGDVFAGTLVVRERVPLARTGFVPPPPPWLAGRFTGLDLSAVPDGLWLAIRQYLTRMQQLDPQVGWSMAERLATDLAARTGSPAPQGVPPAAYLAAVLQERQTREARRAFGSGPAAGGTAGGAGAAGSGKAAAGGPGAYGPPVMPPPAAASPHHAVRQPPAPHDAASDDRPATGFAPPA; this is encoded by the coding sequence GTGAGTGAGCTGGTCACGGGCGAGGCGGTGGCGCTGGAGTTGCGCCCCGCGAAGCTGCCCAGCAGGGCCCTGGCCGTGCTGCTCGATCTGGCTGTGGCCGTGATCGCCTACATCGTCGTCACGATTGGTGTGGTGGCGGCCACCGCTTCTCTGGACGAGGCGGCGCAGACCGCCCTGTCCATCGCGATGTTCGTTCTGCTGCTGGTCGGCGGGCCGATCGCGGTCGAGACGCTGAGTCACGGGCGCTCTCTCGGGAAGCTTGCGTGCGGGCTGCGGGTGGTGCGTGACGACGGCGGACCGATCCGGTTCCGGCACGCACTGGTGCGCGGCCTCATAGGCGTGATCGAGATTCTGATGACGCTGGGCGTCGTCGCTGTCATCTCTTCGCTGGTGTCCGCGCGCGGGCGGCGTCTCGGTGACGTGTTCGCCGGGACGCTCGTCGTACGGGAACGAGTGCCCCTCGCGCGGACGGGCTTCGTTCCCCCGCCTCCGCCGTGGTTGGCCGGGCGGTTCACGGGGCTTGATCTGTCGGCGGTTCCCGATGGCCTGTGGCTCGCCATTCGCCAGTACCTGACTCGGATGCAGCAACTCGACCCTCAGGTCGGCTGGAGCATGGCGGAGCGCCTCGCGACGGATCTCGCGGCGCGTACGGGTTCTCCGGCGCCGCAGGGTGTGCCGCCGGCGGCGTATCTGGCGGCGGTTCTGCAGGAACGGCAGACGCGGGAGGCGCGGCGGGCCTTCGGCAGCGGACCGGCTGCGGGCGGGACGGCCGGCGGCGCAGGTGCTGCGGGCAGTGGCAAAGCCGCGGCCGGCGGACCGGGCGCGTACGGCCCACCCGTCATGCCGCCGCCCGCCGCTGCATCACCGCACCACGCCGTACGGCAGCCTCCGGCGCCCCACGACGCTGCATCGGACGACCGGCCCGCCACCGGCTTTGCGCCACCGGCCTAG
- the ahcY gene encoding adenosylhomocysteinase — protein MTTVDHRQDFKVADLSLAEFGRKEITLAEHEMPGLMAIRKEYAETQPLAGARVTGSLHMTVQTAVLIETLAALGAQVRWASCNIFSTQDHAAAAIAVGPNGTPDNPQGIPVFAWKGETLEEYWWCTEQALTWPDSPTGGPNMILDDGGDATLLVHKGVEYEKDGKVPDVDTAESDEHRVILELLHRTITDGSQKWTQLASEIRGVTEETTTGVHRLYEMQRDGVLLFPAINVNDAVTKSKFDNKYGCRHSLIDGINRATDVLIGGKTAVVCGYGDVGKGCAESLRGQGARVIVTEIDPICALQAAMDGYQVTTLDEVIDKADIFITTTGNKDIIMASDMAKMKHQAIVGNIGHFDNEIDMAGLAKVPGIVKDEVKPQVHTWTFPDGKVLIVLSEGRLLNLGNATGHPSFVMSNSFADQTLAQIELFTKPDAYPTGVYTLPKHLDEKVARLHLDSLGVKLTKLRPEQAAYIGVEVEGPFKPDHYRY, from the coding sequence ATGACGACTGTCGACCACCGACAGGACTTCAAGGTCGCCGACCTCTCCCTGGCCGAGTTCGGCCGCAAGGAGATCACCCTCGCCGAGCATGAGATGCCCGGCCTGATGGCGATCCGCAAGGAGTACGCCGAGACGCAGCCGCTGGCCGGCGCCCGCGTCACCGGCTCCCTGCACATGACCGTGCAGACCGCCGTCCTCATCGAGACCCTGGCCGCGCTCGGCGCCCAGGTCCGCTGGGCGTCCTGCAACATCTTCTCCACCCAGGACCACGCCGCCGCCGCGATCGCCGTCGGCCCGAACGGCACGCCCGACAACCCGCAGGGCATCCCGGTCTTCGCCTGGAAGGGCGAGACCCTGGAGGAGTACTGGTGGTGCACGGAGCAGGCCCTGACCTGGCCGGACAGCCCCACCGGCGGCCCGAACATGATCCTCGACGACGGCGGTGACGCCACCCTCCTCGTCCACAAGGGCGTCGAGTACGAGAAGGACGGCAAGGTTCCGGACGTCGACACCGCCGAGTCCGACGAGCACCGCGTCATCCTCGAACTCCTGCACCGCACCATCACGGACGGCTCGCAGAAGTGGACCCAGCTGGCCTCCGAGATCCGCGGCGTGACCGAGGAGACCACGACCGGCGTCCACCGCCTGTACGAGATGCAGCGCGACGGCGTCCTCCTGTTCCCGGCGATCAACGTGAACGACGCCGTCACCAAGTCGAAGTTCGACAACAAGTACGGCTGCCGCCACTCCCTGATCGACGGCATCAACCGCGCCACCGACGTCCTGATCGGCGGCAAGACCGCGGTCGTCTGCGGCTACGGCGACGTGGGCAAGGGCTGCGCGGAGTCCCTGCGCGGACAGGGCGCCCGCGTGATCGTCACCGAGATCGACCCGATCTGCGCGCTCCAGGCGGCGATGGACGGCTACCAGGTCACGACCCTCGACGAGGTCATCGACAAGGCCGACATCTTCATCACCACGACCGGCAACAAGGACATCATCATGGCCTCGGACATGGCCAAGATGAAGCACCAGGCGATCGTCGGCAACATCGGCCACTTCGACAACGAGATCGACATGGCCGGCCTCGCCAAGGTCCCGGGCATCGTCAAGGACGAGGTCAAGCCGCAGGTCCACACCTGGACGTTCCCTGACGGCAAGGTGCTCATCGTCCTGTCCGAGGGCCGCCTGCTGAACCTGGGCAACGCCACCGGTCACCCGTCCTTCGTGATGTCCAACTCCTTCGCGGACCAGACCCTGGCCCAGATCGAGCTGTTCACCAAGCCGGACGCCTACCCGACCGGCGTCTACACGCTGCCCAAGCACCTGGACGAGAAGGTCGCGCGCCTCCACCTGGACTCGCTCGGCGTGAAGCTGACGAAGCTCCGCCCCGAGCAGGCCGCGTACATCGGCGTAGAGGTCGAGGGTCCGTTCAAGCCGGACCACTACCGCTACTGA
- a CDS encoding fructose-specific PTS transporter subunit EIIC codes for MTSPAGPPPTGGGSGEQKRLRLLAVTACPTGIAHTYMAAEKLAQAAESRGIDMKVETQGSIGAENVLDDNDVKHADGVIVAADKDVDLSRFAGKRVLTVGVAEGIRRPERLIEQVLSAPVHTEGGAPTAPAGGGGRERSVGYKALMNGVSYMIPFVVVGGLLIAISLSLGGHTDPSGGLVIPKDSFWMDVNNIGVIGFTLMVPILSGYIAYAIGDRPALVPGMIGGWIANTGSLYDSEAGAGFIGAIVTGFLAGYLVLWIKKIKVPKFAQPIMPIIVIPIVATTALGLFFIYVIGKPISWVFEHLTTWLSGMTGTSAILLGAILGLMIAFDMGGPVNKTAFLFGAGLIATGNQTVMGMCAAAIPVMPLGQGLATLIRKRLYSEQERETGLASLFMGCFGISEGAIPFAAARPAQVIPANMLGGAVAGAIAGVAGVEDAVPHGGPIVAVLGAVSGVPMFFVAVLIGTAVTALTTVALVDLGERRRRGQAVPGAAVGLEPVLVGAGVGAPGAGAAVGAPDAGGVVAQRVVPESATAPAEVLSGYLTEQTVKVELEATDKESAIREMAGLLAGAGKVADVDELVATALRREAQGTTGLGEEIAIPHAKTEAVTAPIVGFARSAEGVEWGSPDGTQARLVFMIAVPEAAAGDEHLRILALLSRKLMDAGFRERLLAAGDERAVLGVLSEIR; via the coding sequence GTGACGAGTCCGGCCGGCCCTCCCCCCACGGGCGGCGGCAGTGGCGAGCAGAAGCGGTTGAGGTTGCTCGCGGTGACCGCGTGCCCGACCGGCATCGCCCACACGTACATGGCGGCTGAGAAGCTCGCGCAGGCCGCCGAGAGCCGCGGTATCGACATGAAGGTGGAGACGCAGGGATCCATCGGGGCTGAAAACGTTCTCGATGACAACGATGTCAAGCACGCGGACGGCGTCATCGTCGCTGCGGACAAGGACGTGGACCTGAGCCGTTTCGCGGGCAAGCGGGTCCTGACGGTCGGGGTGGCCGAGGGCATTCGCCGCCCCGAGCGGCTGATCGAGCAGGTGCTGTCGGCGCCCGTGCACACGGAAGGGGGCGCCCCCACCGCCCCCGCGGGCGGCGGCGGCAGGGAGCGGAGCGTCGGGTACAAGGCGCTGATGAACGGGGTCAGTTACATGATCCCGTTCGTCGTGGTCGGCGGGCTGCTGATCGCGATCTCGCTCTCGCTCGGCGGGCACACCGACCCGTCGGGCGGTCTGGTCATCCCGAAGGACTCCTTCTGGATGGACGTGAACAACATCGGCGTGATCGGCTTCACGCTGATGGTGCCGATTCTGTCCGGTTACATCGCGTATGCCATCGGGGATCGACCCGCGCTCGTGCCGGGCATGATCGGTGGCTGGATCGCCAACACCGGCTCGCTGTACGACTCCGAGGCGGGCGCCGGGTTCATCGGGGCGATCGTGACCGGCTTCCTCGCCGGGTATCTGGTGCTGTGGATCAAGAAGATCAAGGTCCCGAAGTTCGCGCAGCCGATCATGCCGATCATCGTGATCCCGATCGTGGCGACCACGGCGCTCGGCCTGTTCTTCATCTACGTCATCGGGAAGCCGATCTCGTGGGTGTTCGAGCACCTGACCACCTGGCTCAGCGGGATGACCGGCACGAGCGCGATCCTGCTCGGGGCGATTCTGGGGCTGATGATCGCGTTCGACATGGGCGGGCCGGTCAACAAGACGGCGTTCCTGTTCGGCGCCGGGCTCATCGCGACCGGCAACCAGACGGTCATGGGCATGTGCGCGGCGGCGATCCCCGTCATGCCGTTGGGTCAGGGCCTCGCCACGCTGATACGCAAGCGGCTCTACTCCGAGCAGGAGCGGGAGACGGGACTCGCCTCGCTGTTCATGGGCTGCTTCGGCATCTCCGAGGGCGCGATCCCGTTCGCCGCGGCGCGACCCGCGCAGGTCATCCCGGCCAACATGCTCGGCGGCGCGGTCGCCGGTGCGATCGCCGGGGTCGCCGGCGTCGAGGACGCGGTGCCGCACGGCGGGCCGATCGTGGCGGTGCTGGGCGCGGTGAGCGGCGTGCCGATGTTCTTCGTGGCCGTGCTGATCGGCACGGCCGTCACCGCGCTGACGACGGTCGCCCTGGTCGACCTCGGTGAGCGCAGGCGGCGTGGGCAGGCGGTTCCCGGTGCGGCGGTCGGGCTTGAGCCCGTGCTGGTCGGGGCGGGGGTCGGAGCACCGGGTGCTGGTGCCGCCGTGGGAGCGCCGGACGCTGGTGGTGTCGTGGCGCAGCGGGTCGTACCCGAGTCAGCGACTGCCCCGGCCGAAGTCCTCTCCGGCTATCTCACCGAGCAGACCGTCAAGGTCGAACTCGAGGCCACCGACAAGGAGTCCGCCATCCGCGAGATGGCGGGGCTGCTGGCAGGTGCCGGCAAGGTCGCGGACGTCGACGAGTTGGTGGCGACCGCGCTTCGGCGGGAGGCGCAGGGCACGACCGGGCTCGGTGAGGAGATCGCGATTCCGCATGCCAAGACGGAGGCGGTGACGGCGCCGATCGTCGGTTTCGCGCGGTCCGCGGAGGGCGTCGAGTGGGGCTCACCGGACGGTACGCAGGCGAGGCTGGTGTTCATGATCGCCGTACCGGAGGCGGCCGCGGGCGATGAGCATCTGCGGATTCTGGCGCTGCTGTCACGGAAGTTGATGGACGCCGGGTTCCGGGAGCGGCTGCTGGCGGCCGGTGACGAGCGGGCGGTGCTGGGTGTGCTGAGCGAGATCCGGTAG
- the lepB gene encoding signal peptidase I → MLVIASVLWLRTGYVLSTVSSENMTPTYAVGDRIVAERVDGDEVRRGDVVLYAAPERYPGGVTVMQRVIGVGGDRVVCCENAGTARERITIDGKPLSESYVQDGVADGMHRPYDVAVPEGRLFLLGDHRVNSRDSRFFADDHGGTVPVGAVVGRVTDSSVMPLLLAGAALLGLLLALVGIVFGFAARNVRKRPAQLVLWPEHL, encoded by the coding sequence GTGCTCGTGATCGCGTCCGTGCTGTGGCTGCGGACGGGTTATGTGCTGTCGACCGTGTCGAGCGAGAACATGACGCCGACGTACGCCGTCGGGGACCGGATCGTCGCCGAGCGCGTCGACGGGGACGAGGTGAGGCGGGGTGACGTGGTGCTGTACGCGGCGCCGGAGCGCTACCCGGGCGGGGTGACCGTCATGCAGCGTGTCATCGGCGTCGGCGGCGACCGTGTCGTGTGCTGCGAGAACGCGGGCACGGCGCGCGAGCGGATCACCATCGACGGGAAGCCGCTCAGCGAGTCGTATGTGCAGGACGGCGTCGCCGACGGGATGCATCGGCCGTACGACGTGGCTGTGCCGGAGGGCCGGCTGTTCCTGCTCGGTGACCACCGCGTGAACTCACGCGATTCGCGCTTCTTCGCCGATGATCACGGCGGGACGGTGCCCGTCGGGGCGGTCGTGGGCCGGGTGACCGACAGCTCTGTGATGCCGCTGCTGCTCGCCGGGGCCGCGCTGCTCGGGCTTCTGCTGGCGCTCGTCGGAATCGTGTTCGGGTTCGCGGCACGGAACGTCCGGAAGCGGCCGGCGCAACTGGTGTTGTGGCCCGAGCACTTGTGA